The proteins below come from a single Malus domestica chromosome 03, GDT2T_hap1 genomic window:
- the LOC103426737 gene encoding protein LATERAL ROOT PRIMORDIUM 1 has protein sequence MSMWSSAPSNRPLTYGHLPPEMAGMVGLRDVFVVAPAAAYHHGHDPNLLSSSDHHHSINASNNPAPALGVGVGVIPLLTATPCLAPPNMSNVDDDDEDTHTPAGMSMGMGMSMSMMSGGHQRNNRSSSAAGGGGIQLWQQNPPHFFKKNHHEAAVTTNLGGIHLNQDGGGGGRGGGGGGGGNNIMNAGSAAASSGSSTMTCQDCGNQAKKDCTHRRCRTCCKSRGFDCATHVKSTWVPAARRRERQLMSAAAGGGAGSNSGSTSSAKKPRLVGASQTTPSHTSTSNTTPPRSYDTSSSHQDAGFKDPLPGQVRAPAVFKCVRVTAVEDGEDEYAYQAVVKINGHVFKGFLHDQGVDGREGFPDISELHLGGGGTTSGGNGGRNGASSPILDPSDIYAASGAGLLGGSNFGNPIN, from the exons ATGTCCATGTGGTCCTCCGCCCCTTCCAACAGACCCCTCACCTACGGCCACCTCCCTCCCGAGATGGCCGGTATGGTCGGCCTCCGCGACGTCTTTGTCGTTGCCCCAGCCGCCGCCTACCACCACGGCCACGACCCCAATCTCCTCTCCTCCTCCGACCATCACCACTCCATCAATGCCTCCAACAACCCCGCACCCGCTCTTGGTGTCGGCGTCGGTGTCATTCCTCTTCTCACAGCAACCCCTTGTCTCGCCCCACCTAATATGTCAAATGTCGATGACGATGACGAAGACACTCACACACCTGCGGGTATGAGCATGGGAATGGGAATGAGTATGAGTATGATGAGTGGCGGCCATCAGCGCAACAACAGAAGCTCCTCAGCAGCAGGAGGGGGAGGGATTCAATTGTGGCAGCAGAACCCGCCACATTTCTTCAAGAAAAATCATCATGAGGCCGCCGTTACTACTAATCTAGGCGGGATCCACTTAAACCAAGATGGAGGTGGTGGAGGAAGAGGCGGTGGTGGCGGCGGGGGAGGGAATAACATTATGAACGCTGGGTCTGCTGCTGCATCGTCGGGGTCGTCCACCATGACGTGTCAAGACTGCGGGAACCAGGCCAAGAAGGATTGTACGCACCGGCGGTGCAGGACGTGCTGCAAGAGCCGGGGTTTCGACTGTGCGACTCACGTGAAGAGCACGTGGGTGCCGGCGGCTCGGCGCAGGGAGCGGCAGCTCATGTCTGCAGCGGCTGGTGGTGGGGCTGGGTCTAATTCTGGGTCTACTTCTAGTGCCAAGAAGCCTAGACTGGTTGGCGCCTCTCAAACCACTCCTTCTCACACTTCCACTTCCAACACTACTCCCCCTAGAAGCTACGACACTAGTTCTAGTCACCAAG ATGCTGGTTTCAAAGATCCACTGCCGGGACAAGTACGTGCCCCAGCGGTTTTCAAGTGTGTTCGAGTGACTGCCGTGGAGGACGGCGAGGATGAGTACGCATATCAGGCCGTTGTCAAAATTAACGGTCATGTGTTCAAAGGCTTCTTGCATGATCAAGGAGTTGATGGTAGAGAAGGGTTTCCTGACATCTCTGAATTGCATCTGGGGGGTGGTGGCACTACTAGTGGTGGCAATGGCGGAAGAAATGGGGCTTCTTCTCCGATTCTTGACCCGTCGGATATTTATGCCGCGTCTGGTGCAGGATTGCTGGGAGGTTCAAACTTTGGTAATCCAATAAATTGA